Proteins from a single region of Parasedimentitalea psychrophila:
- a CDS encoding DUF3768 domain-containing protein translates to MAASRTKVIQKLNDRFRMGDVIVPGTVVVTSGVQSLLAEAGGSMEALMSVVGSYDDFTEGNDPHGEHDFGKISFLLTDLFWKIDQYNTTYDGGSEDPTVLSITCRVLTIMLTEEY, encoded by the coding sequence ATGGCAGCCAGTAGAACAAAGGTCATCCAGAAATTGAACGATCGCTTTCGGATGGGGGATGTGATCGTTCCCGGAACTGTCGTTGTTACTAGCGGCGTGCAGTCACTACTCGCAGAAGCGGGGGGCAGCATGGAAGCCTTGATGTCAGTGGTTGGAAGCTACGATGACTTTACCGAGGGCAATGATCCGCATGGAGAGCACGACTTTGGAAAAATCAGTTTTCTATTGACTGATCTCTTCTGGAAAATTGATCAGTACAACACAACTTACGACGGCGGATCAGAAGATCCGACCGTTCTTTCAATAACATGTCGTGTGTTAACCATCATGCTCACCGAGGAATACTAA
- a CDS encoding IS5 family transposase has protein sequence MSSWAPETYKTKNWPIYNRALKQRGSLSIWFDADMLWEAKPSGKRGRQQAYSDAAIQACLTIKVLFGLPLRQTTGFVESLLELVGLDWAVPDFSTLCRRQKTLHVAIPYRGSPGPLHLLLDSTGIKAEGEGEWSARKHGGPKRRLWRKIHIGIDEETLEVRTIEVTSSSIGDAPILPDLLNQIPLEEEIGSVTADGAYDTRNCHAAIASRNAHAVIPPRKNAKLWKPDTPGARARNEAVRSSKYLGRALWRNLSGYHRRSRVETKMHCLKLLGQSLMARDFDRQVAEIQIRAAILNGFTALGIPQTKAVA, from the coding sequence ATGAGTAGTTGGGCACCGGAGACTTATAAGACCAAGAACTGGCCGATCTACAATCGTGCCTTGAAGCAACGCGGATCACTGTCGATTTGGTTTGACGCAGATATGCTTTGGGAGGCTAAGCCTTCAGGCAAACGGGGGCGGCAGCAGGCCTACAGCGACGCTGCCATTCAGGCCTGCCTGACGATCAAGGTGCTGTTTGGTTTGCCCTTGAGACAAACGACCGGATTTGTTGAAAGCCTGTTGGAACTGGTCGGGCTGGACTGGGCGGTTCCAGACTTTAGTACCTTGTGTCGCCGTCAGAAGACATTGCACGTAGCCATTCCCTACCGCGGCTCACCCGGCCCGTTGCATCTGCTTTTAGATAGCACTGGTATTAAAGCTGAGGGCGAAGGCGAGTGGAGCGCCCGCAAGCATGGTGGTCCCAAACGTCGGCTCTGGCGCAAGATACATATCGGTATTGATGAGGAAACGCTGGAAGTGCGGACAATTGAGGTGACAAGTAGCAGCATCGGAGATGCTCCTATTCTGCCAGATCTACTCAATCAGATCCCGCTCGAAGAAGAGATCGGAAGTGTGACCGCTGATGGGGCCTATGATACGCGAAATTGCCACGCAGCGATTGCATCTCGAAATGCCCATGCTGTTATCCCACCGCGAAAGAACGCCAAGTTATGGAAGCCTGACACCCCCGGTGCCAGGGCTCGAAACGAAGCCGTTCGTTCTTCGAAATACTTAGGTCGTGCGCTCTGGAGAAATCTGAGCGGATACCACCGCAGAAGCCGCGTCGAAACAAAGATGCATTGTTTGAAACTGCTGGGGCAATCGCTCATGGCTCGAGACTTTGATCGACAGGTCGCGGAGATCCAAATCCGTGCTGCGATCCTCAACGGGTTCACCGCGCTCGGCATTCCGCAAACAAAGGCTGTAGCCTAA
- a CDS encoding LysR family transcriptional regulator, producing MSNLQLDNLPLEWIRAFEAAGRTGSFTAAAAETGLTQSAISQRIGNLERQIGTALFLRQARGVILTVDGETWLPYVSSALISLRRSSEALFGVQRKHLTISATASVIELWIAERLQQIPAQEHIQISFKSMVLASDVTQQDDIIKVRYGGGDWPQHYKVPLYKEEISPVAAPGLLQTPKPWQTLPRLNLSGPRPGWKDWADQTGDPVTPVPMFRFDAFSSALAAARAGLGVVLASLPLCQEDLQSGRLVRLSQDSLTTRDTNWLLASKESLSQRQWSMLSKTLTRPG from the coding sequence ATGTCGAACCTACAACTTGATAACCTGCCCCTCGAATGGATCCGCGCCTTTGAAGCGGCCGGCCGGACCGGTAGCTTCACGGCGGCGGCGGCAGAAACCGGATTGACCCAATCTGCAATCAGTCAGCGCATCGGCAATCTAGAGCGTCAGATCGGCACCGCGCTGTTTCTGCGCCAGGCCCGCGGCGTGATCCTGACTGTGGATGGCGAGACCTGGCTGCCCTATGTCAGCTCGGCGCTGATCAGCCTGCGCCGCAGTTCCGAGGCGCTATTCGGAGTGCAACGAAAGCACCTGACGATTTCCGCAACCGCCAGCGTCATTGAGTTGTGGATCGCCGAGCGGCTGCAACAAATCCCCGCGCAAGAGCATATCCAGATCTCGTTCAAATCAATGGTGCTGGCTTCTGATGTCACCCAACAAGATGACATTATCAAGGTCAGATACGGCGGCGGCGACTGGCCGCAACACTATAAGGTGCCGCTGTATAAAGAGGAAATCAGCCCGGTGGCGGCGCCCGGTCTTTTGCAGACGCCAAAGCCCTGGCAAACGCTGCCACGGTTGAACCTGTCCGGGCCGCGACCCGGCTGGAAGGACTGGGCGGATCAGACCGGTGACCCGGTGACCCCAGTGCCGATGTTCCGCTTTGATGCGTTTTCATCTGCACTGGCAGCGGCGCGGGCGGGGCTTGGGGTGGTGCTGGCCTCATTGCCATTGTGCCAAGAGGATTTGCAGTCCGGGCGGTTGGTCCGATTGTCCCAGGACAGTCTGACAACGCGCGATACCAACTGGCTACTGGCCTCCAAGGAGAGCCTGTCCCAACGGCAGTGGTCAATGCTTTCAAAGACCCTGACCAGACCCGGTTGA
- the tmpB gene encoding (R)-1-hydroxy-2-trimethylaminoethylphosphonate oxygenase, with amino-acid sequence MSQEKNSELTPSTIVAFIGDIFERCGSEEYLGEAVTMGEHMLQGATIAEQNGQDEEIIVGALLHDIGHFTSEFGTFSMDDIEDRFHEEAGAQVLAEFFPSVIIDCVRYHVAAKRYLCATKPEYYKRLSPASIHSLNLQGGAMSPEEVVEFEKNPNLKKIIQVRYLDEAGKRDDMDTPDYWHFAPMVQRLVDQHCGVKTA; translated from the coding sequence ATGAGCCAGGAAAAGAACTCCGAGCTGACACCCAGCACCATCGTCGCCTTTATCGGTGATATCTTTGAGCGCTGCGGTAGCGAAGAATACCTGGGCGAAGCGGTCACCATGGGCGAGCACATGCTGCAAGGCGCGACCATTGCCGAGCAGAATGGTCAGGACGAAGAGATCATTGTCGGCGCTTTGCTGCATGATATCGGGCATTTCACCTCAGAATTCGGCACCTTCTCGATGGACGATATCGAGGACCGGTTTCACGAAGAGGCGGGCGCCCAGGTGCTGGCAGAATTCTTCCCGTCGGTGATCATTGATTGCGTGCGCTATCATGTGGCGGCCAAGCGGTATCTATGTGCGACCAAGCCGGAATATTACAAACGCCTGTCACCGGCGTCGATTCACTCGCTTAACCTGCAAGGCGGGGCGATGTCGCCCGAGGAGGTGGTTGAGTTCGAAAAAAACCCGAACTTGAAGAAAATCATTCAGGTCAGATACCTGGATGAGGCGGGTAAACGCGACGATATGGATACCCCGGATTATTGGCATTTTGCGCCTATGGTCCAACGTCTGGTGGACCAGCATTGCGGCGTCAAAACCGCCTAG
- the tmpA gene encoding 2-trimethylaminoethylphosphonate dioxygenase: MTTLTVHDNGKYIAIQTQGKSTRFHAIWLRDNAWDSATRAVGNGQRLLALRDIPADTSIASAVIEGDIVTLTFAPEAKTVDYPLAWLMDNAYDTAASTGTGWTGSAVKTWDSGLMADVPVGDFAKVSTDDHALSGWLANVARYGFAKLENGPVTDMALMKVVDLFGYVRETNYGRHFEVRTEVNPTNLAFTGLGLQAHTDNPYRDPVPSLQVLYCLESSAAGGENMVVDGFRAAERLREENQDWFDVLSQYCARFEYAGEDDVILRSRRPMIELSPDGELVGIRFNNRSLAAVTDVPFDKMDSYYAAYRRLGEIIDDPDMEVTFRLNPGESFVVDNTRVLHARKAYSGAGTRWFQGCYADKDGLLSKLAGLQARTLEAAE; the protein is encoded by the coding sequence ATGACTACGCTCACAGTGCACGACAACGGCAAGTATATCGCCATTCAAACGCAGGGTAAGTCCACCCGGTTTCACGCAATCTGGCTGCGCGACAACGCCTGGGATTCGGCAACCCGCGCGGTTGGCAACGGTCAGCGCCTGCTGGCGCTGCGTGATATCCCGGCGGATACGTCAATTGCCTCGGCGGTGATCGAGGGCGACATCGTCACCCTGACCTTTGCCCCCGAAGCCAAAACTGTTGACTACCCATTGGCCTGGCTGATGGACAATGCCTATGACACCGCAGCCAGCACCGGCACCGGCTGGACCGGATCGGCTGTCAAAACCTGGGACAGTGGCCTGATGGCCGACGTTCCTGTTGGTGATTTCGCCAAGGTCAGCACCGATGATCATGCCTTGTCTGGCTGGCTGGCGAACGTCGCCCGCTACGGCTTTGCCAAATTGGAAAATGGCCCGGTCACCGATATGGCGCTGATGAAAGTGGTGGATCTGTTTGGCTATGTGCGCGAAACCAATTATGGCCGCCACTTTGAGGTCCGCACCGAGGTGAACCCAACCAATCTGGCCTTTACCGGGCTGGGCCTGCAGGCGCATACCGACAACCCCTACCGGGATCCAGTGCCGTCGCTGCAGGTGCTCTACTGCCTTGAAAGCTCTGCCGCAGGTGGCGAGAACATGGTGGTTGATGGCTTCCGCGCTGCCGAGCGTTTGCGCGAGGAAAACCAGGACTGGTTTGATGTTCTGAGCCAGTATTGCGCCCGTTTTGAATATGCCGGTGAAGACGATGTTATCTTGCGCTCCCGCCGCCCGATGATTGAACTGTCCCCGGACGGAGAGCTGGTGGGCATCCGCTTCAACAACCGGTCGCTGGCGGCAGTCACCGATGTGCCGTTTGACAAGATGGACAGCTATTACGCCGCCTATCGGCGCTTGGGCGAAATCATCGACGACCCGGACATGGAAGTCACCTTCCGGCTTAATCCCGGCGAAAGCTTTGTGGTGGACAACACCCGCGTGTTGCACGCCCGCAAGGCCTATTCCGGCGCCGGCACCCGCTGGTTTCAGGGCTGTTACGCCGACAAAGACGGCTTGCTCTCCAAATTGGCCGGCCTGCAGGCCCGCACACTGGAAGCCGCAGAATGA
- a CDS encoding ABC transporter transmembrane domain-containing protein has product MARSKAAPHANEERESSKKISVLGALWPFMKPYWVQMILALFALVLTASLSLTLPLAVRRVVDNFRVSDSELLSQYFLAALGIAALLAVGTGLRYALVTRLGERVVADIRMAVFNRVLSMSPEFFEKIMTGEVLSRITTDTTLIQSVLGSSVSIALRNILLFIGGLVLMLLTSAKLAGLVLLIVPSVIVPILVLGRKLRVISRENQDWIAASSGNASEALSAVQTVQAFTHETASRAQFAEMTETSYDVSQRRIRTRAYLTVIVIFLVFSGIVGVLWMGAIDVRAGVMTEGTLIQFVIYSVLVAGSVAALSEIWSELQRAAGATDRLIELLNAKDNVTDPAAPKTLASPVRGEITFDNVSFRYPARPETSALLNVTLTVSPGETVAFVGPSGAGKTTIIQLIQRFYDPTTGVVKLDGIALPDLQRDQFRQAISLVPQDPVIFATSARDNIRFGRLDATDAEVEAAAKAAAAHDFISALPDGYDSFVGERGVMLSGGQKQRIAIARAILRDAPVLLLDEATSALDAESERLVQAAVDELCEGRTTLIVAHRLATVKKADRIVVLEDGGIVATGTHDQLVAQGGLYARLARLQFTAGMAAE; this is encoded by the coding sequence ATGGCGCGATCAAAAGCAGCACCTCACGCAAATGAAGAGCGCGAGAGCTCTAAGAAAATCAGCGTGCTTGGGGCACTCTGGCCATTCATGAAACCCTACTGGGTGCAGATGATACTGGCGCTTTTTGCCTTGGTGTTAACTGCCAGCCTGTCGCTGACACTGCCTTTGGCGGTGCGCCGGGTGGTGGATAACTTCCGGGTCAGTGACAGCGAGCTGCTCAGCCAGTATTTCCTGGCCGCACTGGGGATTGCCGCCCTGTTGGCCGTCGGCACCGGGCTGCGCTATGCGCTGGTGACCCGGCTGGGCGAACGGGTGGTGGCTGATATCCGCATGGCGGTGTTCAACCGGGTTCTCAGCATGAGCCCCGAGTTCTTCGAGAAGATCATGACCGGTGAAGTGCTCAGCCGGATCACCACCGATACCACCCTGATCCAGTCGGTGTTGGGATCGTCGGTTTCCATTGCCCTGCGCAATATCCTGCTGTTCATCGGTGGCCTGGTGCTGATGCTGCTGACTTCGGCCAAGCTGGCAGGTCTGGTGCTGTTGATCGTGCCCTCGGTGATCGTGCCTATTCTGGTGCTGGGTCGCAAACTGCGGGTGATCAGCCGCGAGAACCAGGACTGGATCGCGGCCTCCTCTGGCAATGCCAGCGAGGCCCTGTCTGCGGTGCAGACGGTGCAGGCCTTCACCCATGAGACCGCCAGCCGGGCGCAGTTCGCGGAAATGACCGAAACCTCGTATGATGTCTCGCAGCGGCGGATCAGAACCCGCGCCTATTTGACCGTCATCGTGATCTTCCTGGTGTTCTCCGGCATCGTCGGAGTGCTGTGGATGGGCGCCATCGACGTGCGCGCCGGCGTGATGACCGAAGGCACCCTGATCCAGTTCGTGATCTATTCGGTTCTGGTCGCAGGCTCGGTTGCCGCATTGTCCGAAATCTGGAGCGAGCTGCAACGTGCAGCAGGCGCCACCGATCGGCTGATCGAGCTGTTGAACGCAAAGGACAACGTCACCGATCCAGCCGCGCCCAAAACACTGGCCAGCCCGGTGCGCGGCGAGATCACCTTTGACAATGTGTCGTTCCGTTACCCGGCCCGCCCCGAAACCTCGGCGCTGCTGAATGTGACGCTGACCGTATCACCGGGCGAAACCGTGGCCTTTGTTGGTCCCTCGGGGGCCGGCAAGACCACCATTATCCAGCTGATCCAGCGCTTCTATGACCCCACTACAGGGGTGGTGAAACTGGACGGGATCGCCCTGCCCGACCTGCAGCGGGACCAGTTCCGTCAGGCGATCTCGCTGGTGCCACAGGATCCGGTGATCTTTGCCACCTCGGCCCGCGACAACATCCGCTTTGGCCGCCTTGATGCGACAGACGCCGAGGTCGAAGCCGCCGCCAAGGCCGCCGCCGCCCATGATTTCATCTCAGCCCTGCCCGACGGCTACGACAGTTTTGTCGGCGAACGCGGTGTGATGCTGTCCGGCGGCCAAAAGCAGCGCATCGCCATTGCCCGCGCCATCCTGCGCGACGCCCCGGTGTTGTTGCTGGACGAAGCAACCTCGGCCTTGGATGCCGAAAGCGAACGTCTGGTGCAGGCCGCCGTGGATGAACTCTGCGAGGGGCGCACCACGCTGATTGTGGCGCATCGTCTGGCAACAGTGAAAAAGGCGGACCGGATTGTGGTGCTTGAGGACGGCGGCATTGTTGCCACCGGCACCCACGATCAATTGGTTGCCCAAGGCGGGCTATATGCCCGTCTGGCCCGGTTGCAGTTCACCGCAGGAATGGCCGCTGAATAG
- a CDS encoding AGE family epimerase/isomerase, which translates to MASTSKTHHHDAEVFRFGTSAHREFLRKDAKRQFDFFHASLRPDQGFFVLDYDGNPLADSVQELHTTARLTHSYALGKLAGVEGCEAVIDKGMEYLWNYHRDRDHGGFLWALEGDKIHDDRKLAYGHVFVLLAGASAKMAGHPDANRLIDDVTAIIETRYWEEHVGLFADEWNRNWGPFSSYRGLNANMHGVEALLTAFEATGRETYLSMAGRILDFFVYRIAATENWRLPEHYTLGWEIDRSYSGNPMFRPRGTTPGHSFEMARLLLQYWDLIGRPDDSSRDTAWSLTERALTDAWDSEKGGFVYTLDFDGAPLISDRYWWPITEAIGVLASFLKLGGSDTQKAWYSRMWQFADEYYIDHDHGGWFPEIDAQGVPTGTQFKGKPDIYHSIQAALIPLAPKLSGLGKALGRVFE; encoded by the coding sequence GTGGCAAGCACATCCAAAACACACCATCACGACGCGGAAGTTTTCCGTTTCGGCACCTCTGCCCATCGGGAATTTCTGCGCAAAGACGCCAAGCGACAGTTTGATTTTTTCCACGCCAGTCTGCGCCCCGACCAGGGGTTCTTCGTGCTTGATTACGACGGGAACCCGCTGGCTGACAGCGTCCAGGAACTTCACACTACCGCCCGCCTGACTCATTCCTATGCTCTGGGAAAGCTGGCCGGGGTTGAGGGATGCGAGGCGGTGATCGACAAAGGGATGGAGTATCTGTGGAACTACCATCGAGACCGCGACCATGGTGGATTTCTTTGGGCCCTGGAGGGTGATAAAATCCATGACGATCGGAAACTTGCCTACGGACACGTTTTTGTTCTGCTGGCGGGGGCCAGTGCAAAAATGGCCGGACATCCAGATGCCAACCGCCTGATTGACGACGTAACTGCCATTATTGAGACGCGCTATTGGGAAGAGCACGTCGGTTTGTTTGCCGATGAGTGGAACCGCAACTGGGGCCCATTTTCCAGCTATCGCGGGTTGAACGCCAACATGCACGGCGTCGAGGCGCTATTGACTGCCTTTGAAGCAACCGGTCGCGAAACCTACCTGAGCATGGCGGGCCGGATCCTTGATTTCTTTGTCTATCGAATTGCGGCCACCGAAAACTGGCGGCTGCCAGAGCACTATACTTTGGGCTGGGAAATCGACCGGAGCTATTCGGGGAACCCAATGTTCCGCCCTCGTGGCACGACTCCTGGGCATTCCTTTGAGATGGCACGGCTATTGTTGCAATACTGGGATCTTATCGGCCGCCCGGATGACAGCTCACGCGATACCGCATGGTCTCTGACCGAAAGAGCGCTAACAGATGCTTGGGACAGCGAAAAGGGTGGGTTCGTCTATACACTCGACTTCGATGGAGCCCCTTTGATTTCCGATCGATATTGGTGGCCGATCACCGAAGCGATAGGGGTACTGGCGAGTTTTCTCAAGCTTGGCGGCAGTGACACACAAAAAGCCTGGTATAGCCGGATGTGGCAATTCGCCGATGAGTATTACATAGACCACGATCATGGCGGTTGGTTCCCGGAAATCGACGCGCAGGGTGTGCCGACAGGGACCCAATTCAAAGGCAAACCGGACATATACCATTCTATCCAGGCGGCGCTCATTCCGCTGGCTCCCAAATTGTCCGGGTTAGGTAAGGCGCTTGGTCGGGTGTTTGAGTAA
- a CDS encoding LacI family DNA-binding transcriptional regulator has product MSDPSKIKRPTQRTIAAKMGISVGAVSRALANDPQMAEETRALVQKMAKELGYSPDRAAQRLRTGRTQVINLILPPHEEILGFGTLLIRGISARLENTGYHLVVLPDFGPDKSAEQIRRVVRDKLADGIIFSRTTPDDSRIKFLLEADFPFISHGRSELATPHPFVDCDNYAFALQAAETLIGRGAKRLGILLPPERFTFRQHLQHGFMTAVRAAGVGYEILDGISLDSNANAISANIQKRFAAPEAPDGLVLPGDVSGLAALAAIQDLGLVPGQDVQLVVKQTSGVFDLVRPKVASLYEDLSEAGEKLADLLLKRIAGAPVAELQYIQPVLGRLPANDTLSDTQLRAPGVS; this is encoded by the coding sequence ATGTCAGACCCATCAAAGATCAAACGCCCAACACAGCGCACAATCGCTGCAAAAATGGGGATTTCCGTGGGGGCCGTTTCGCGCGCTCTGGCGAATGATCCGCAGATGGCAGAAGAGACTCGTGCTCTGGTCCAAAAGATGGCGAAAGAGCTTGGCTATTCACCGGATCGCGCGGCCCAACGCCTGCGGACCGGGCGCACGCAAGTGATCAATCTGATCCTGCCACCACATGAGGAAATCCTTGGTTTTGGTACGCTTTTGATCCGGGGCATCAGCGCACGGTTGGAAAATACGGGCTATCATCTTGTTGTGCTGCCTGATTTTGGGCCGGACAAGTCGGCTGAACAGATCCGGCGTGTGGTCCGCGATAAATTGGCCGACGGAATCATATTTTCGCGCACCACGCCCGACGACAGCCGCATCAAATTTCTGCTCGAAGCGGATTTCCCTTTTATCTCGCATGGACGATCCGAGCTGGCGACGCCACATCCTTTTGTGGATTGCGACAACTACGCCTTTGCGCTTCAGGCAGCGGAAACCCTGATTGGCCGAGGCGCCAAACGGCTGGGCATTTTGCTCCCGCCCGAACGCTTCACTTTTCGTCAGCACTTGCAGCACGGGTTCATGACCGCAGTCCGGGCGGCGGGTGTCGGTTATGAAATCCTCGATGGCATCTCGCTGGATAGCAATGCGAATGCCATTTCGGCCAACATTCAGAAACGCTTTGCTGCGCCGGAGGCTCCGGACGGGCTGGTTCTTCCCGGCGATGTCTCCGGTCTAGCCGCGCTTGCTGCTATCCAAGATCTGGGGCTGGTTCCGGGTCAGGACGTTCAGCTTGTGGTCAAGCAGACTTCAGGGGTCTTTGATCTGGTGCGGCCCAAGGTGGCCAGCCTGTATGAGGATCTGTCGGAAGCGGGTGAAAAGCTGGCGGACCTTCTGCTGAAACGCATCGCGGGCGCACCGGTGGCAGAGCTGCAATACATTCAACCGGTTTTGGGCAGGCTTCCTGCAAACGATACCCTTTCAGACACACAATTGCGCGCACCTGGCGTTAGCTGA